The following coding sequences lie in one SAR86 cluster bacterium genomic window:
- the zapE gene encoding cell division protein ZapE translates to MNPSDIYADLVRRSELSEDRFQIEVLKKLDLISSNLNTKSWKWFRSKPLKGLYIYGEVGRGKTKLMDIFFLSIDSDKKVRLHFHRFMKKLHDELKEVSGTVDPILKIARNMANEARILCFDEFYVEDIGDAMLLARFLNRAFEAGITLVATSNIRPENLYINGLQRNRFLPAIDAIKNHCEIFELTSKQDYRLRTLTKMPMYLVSNDSWILEDSFNSLLGEENADDKPISILGRSLKPKKKSSGIIWFDFIELCLGPRSTKDYIELTKEFHTILLSNIPALIDQNKDGTRRFIALIDECYERNVNVILSSKYLLKNLYKGTQLNSIFQRTLSRLTEMQSKEFLSKPHIP, encoded by the coding sequence ATGAATCCTTCAGACATTTATGCTGACCTGGTGAGAAGGTCTGAACTGTCTGAAGATAGATTTCAAATTGAAGTTTTAAAGAAATTAGACCTCATATCTTCAAACCTAAATACTAAATCATGGAAATGGTTTAGAAGTAAACCTTTAAAAGGACTTTATATTTATGGAGAGGTAGGAAGAGGTAAAACTAAATTGATGGATATATTTTTTCTAAGTATAGACTCTGATAAAAAAGTTCGTCTGCACTTTCATCGTTTTATGAAGAAGTTACATGATGAATTAAAAGAAGTATCAGGGACTGTTGACCCTATACTTAAAATTGCAAGAAATATGGCAAATGAGGCAAGAATTTTATGTTTTGATGAATTTTATGTTGAAGATATTGGAGATGCAATGTTGTTAGCTAGATTCCTTAATAGAGCATTTGAAGCAGGAATAACTTTAGTTGCCACTTCAAATATAAGACCTGAAAACTTATATATAAATGGACTGCAAAGAAATAGATTTTTACCAGCAATAGATGCCATAAAAAATCATTGCGAGATTTTTGAGCTCACTTCTAAGCAAGACTATAGATTAAGGACTCTAACTAAAATGCCTATGTATCTTGTCAGTAATGATTCTTGGATATTAGAAGACTCTTTTAATTCTCTTTTAGGAGAAGAAAATGCGGATGATAAACCAATTTCAATTCTTGGAAGATCTTTGAAACCAAAAAAGAAGTCTTCAGGAATCATTTGGTTTGATTTTATTGAACTTTGTTTAGGTCCAAGGAGTACAAAGGATTATATTGAGCTTACTAAGGAATTTCACACTATATTACTTTCAAACATCCCTGCCCTAATAGATCAAAATAAGGATGGAACCAGAAGATTCATTGCCTTAATAGATGAATGTTATGAACGTAATGTCAATGTAATTCTCTCCTCAAAATACTTACTGAAGAATCTTTATAAGGGAACTCAATTAAATAGTATTTTTCAAAGAACTCTTAGTAGGTTAACAGAAATGCAAAGTAAGGAATTCTTATCAAAGCCTCATATACCATAG
- a CDS encoding GFA family protein, translated as MVKKKAKGSCLCGSFKYEFNISTIISSHHCHCKDCQKSTGSGKATIIMVPAKELKKEGELKFFEVQGTDGSHVNRGFCPICGSPIISFVKEVSHINFIKAGSLEDASWVNIDSSFWNTSESAWSPVDNTKPSFKGNPE; from the coding sequence ATGGTTAAAAAGAAAGCGAAAGGTAGCTGTTTATGCGGTTCCTTTAAATATGAATTTAATATTTCAACAATTATCTCTTCTCATCATTGTCATTGTAAAGACTGTCAAAAATCTACCGGAAGTGGAAAAGCTACTATTATTATGGTGCCTGCAAAGGAACTGAAAAAAGAAGGTGAGTTAAAATTCTTTGAAGTCCAAGGTACAGATGGAAGCCATGTTAACAGAGGCTTTTGTCCGATTTGTGGTTCTCCTATTATTAGTTTTGTTAAGGAAGTTTCTCATATAAATTTTATTAAAGCTGGGAGTCTAGAAGATGCATCTTGGGTAAATATTGACTCTAGCTTCTGGAATACCTCTGAATCTGCATGGTCTCCCGTAGATAATACAAAACCAAGCTTCAAAGGTAATCCTGAATAA
- a CDS encoding FAD-dependent oxidoreductase: MSDVVIIGSGHAGGQCAAALRNSKFEGSITIIGEETHPPYQRPPLSKGFLSGEVGIERVYLKKDDFYNKNNITLKLNNRVNLIDKDKKIVFFGDNQELPYKNLILATGSRVRKLDVLGSSLDNIGYLRNIEDVENLKGILSKKSKVVIVGAGYIGLEVASVCAQMESDVTVIEMADRVMNRTVDPIISDYYHKLHQSYGVKILLNTSLQSFTGSKSVEKVICSEGADLEANVVIIGAGIIPNTELAESAGIECDNGILVDKYCATSISNIYACGDCTNHPNELLNTRLRLESVHNALEQAKTTANSIIGEKTAYNQVPWFWSDQYDHKLQIVGLSGSHNEVVTRESDKNTSFTIFYLRDDELIACDAVNNPKEFLICKKLVANKVKISSDKLKDPTLDLNNLL; this comes from the coding sequence ATGAGTGATGTAGTTATTATTGGTTCAGGTCATGCAGGTGGTCAATGTGCAGCTGCGCTCAGAAACTCTAAGTTCGAAGGCTCTATAACAATAATTGGCGAAGAAACTCATCCACCTTATCAAAGACCTCCTTTGTCGAAGGGTTTTTTATCTGGAGAAGTTGGAATAGAGAGAGTTTATTTAAAAAAAGATGATTTCTATAACAAGAATAATATTACTTTAAAACTGAATAATAGAGTTAATTTAATAGATAAAGATAAAAAAATAGTTTTTTTTGGAGATAATCAAGAACTACCCTATAAGAATCTAATCCTCGCAACTGGGAGTAGAGTCAGAAAATTAGATGTTCTAGGAAGTTCTCTAGATAATATAGGGTATCTTAGGAATATTGAAGATGTTGAGAACTTAAAGGGTATTCTTTCCAAAAAATCTAAAGTCGTAATTGTTGGTGCTGGCTATATAGGCCTTGAAGTAGCGTCTGTTTGTGCACAAATGGAATCTGATGTTACTGTCATTGAAATGGCCGATAGAGTCATGAACAGAACTGTTGATCCTATAATTTCAGATTACTATCATAAACTACATCAAAGTTATGGAGTAAAGATACTCTTAAATACTTCCCTACAATCCTTCACAGGATCAAAATCAGTTGAGAAGGTGATCTGCTCAGAAGGTGCTGATCTTGAAGCAAATGTAGTAATAATAGGAGCTGGTATTATTCCAAATACAGAACTTGCTGAAAGTGCAGGCATAGAATGTGATAACGGGATTTTAGTAGATAAGTATTGTGCGACTAGTATTTCAAATATTTATGCATGTGGTGATTGCACTAACCATCCAAATGAACTTTTAAATACAAGACTTAGATTAGAATCAGTTCATAATGCTTTAGAGCAAGCCAAAACAACAGCTAACTCAATTATTGGAGAGAAAACAGCTTATAACCAAGTTCCTTGGTTTTGGTCAGATCAATATGATCATAAATTACAAATAGTTGGCCTATCAGGGTCTCATAATGAAGTAGTGACTAGAGAATCAGACAAAAATACTTCTTTCACTATTTTTTATCTTAGAGACGATGAACTTATAGCTTGCGATGCTGTCAATAATCCAAAAGAATTCTTAATTTGTAAAAAGCTTGTTGCAAATAAAGTAAAAATAAGTTCAGATAAGCTAAAGGATCCAACCTTAGATCTCAATAATTTATTATGA
- a CDS encoding DUF1295 domain-containing protein, with the protein MTNSGSILSILISLIIAALMMTAGSQGSVIINELPLFLVCASIGFILHWMIFIPSYIYQTEHYFDLTGSISYLSIIIFALINKPEQDFRAFLICFLVVIWAVRLGSFLFLRVKKDGKDNRFTIMKTKFWWFLMTWTIGGLWVFITMASALAAITSENTAPFSFFGFIGLSLWILGFSIEVLADRQKTKFKSVEGNTQKFINEGLWTLSRHPNYLGEILLWLGIALIAYPVLSGWQLATLISPLFVYILLTKVSGINILEARSDKKWGKDPDYINYVNSTPKLFPIKKFNKI; encoded by the coding sequence ATGACTAATTCAGGTTCAATACTATCAATTCTTATATCCTTGATAATAGCTGCATTAATGATGACTGCAGGAAGTCAAGGAAGTGTAATCATCAACGAATTACCTTTGTTTTTAGTATGTGCTTCCATAGGATTTATTCTCCATTGGATGATATTTATTCCTTCATACATTTATCAAACTGAACACTATTTTGATCTGACTGGCTCCATTTCATACCTTTCTATTATCATTTTTGCTTTAATCAATAAACCGGAACAAGACTTTAGGGCATTCTTAATTTGCTTCTTGGTAGTTATTTGGGCAGTTAGACTGGGCTCTTTTCTATTCTTGCGAGTCAAGAAAGACGGAAAAGATAATAGATTTACTATAATGAAAACAAAATTTTGGTGGTTCTTAATGACTTGGACTATTGGAGGATTATGGGTCTTCATCACCATGGCTAGTGCTCTTGCAGCTATAACCTCAGAAAATACAGCCCCCTTCAGTTTTTTTGGCTTCATTGGTTTGTCACTTTGGATACTTGGATTTAGTATTGAGGTTTTAGCGGATAGACAAAAAACAAAATTTAAGTCTGTAGAAGGAAATACTCAAAAATTTATTAATGAAGGCCTATGGACGCTATCTAGACATCCTAATTATTTAGGAGAAATATTACTTTGGCTTGGAATTGCCTTAATTGCCTATCCTGTGTTGTCAGGCTGGCAATTAGCTACATTGATATCTCCTTTATTTGTTTACATATTATTAACTAAAGTAAGTGGTATAAATATACTTGAAGCTAGATCTGATAAGAAATGGGGTAAAGACCCAGACTACATTAACTATGTTAATTCAACGCCTAAATTATTCCCCATAAAAAAATTTAATAAAATATAA
- a CDS encoding putative quinol monooxygenase produces MIGILAKLTIKSGTNEEFEKAVKKMSEAVKINEPGNLYYDVYRGEEEATYIVMERYESQSDLDAHSQYDHFRNIGAEMGQYMSEPPEVKILKSL; encoded by the coding sequence ATGATAGGAATTTTAGCGAAATTAACGATTAAGTCTGGAACTAATGAAGAGTTTGAAAAAGCTGTAAAGAAAATGTCTGAGGCAGTCAAGATAAATGAACCTGGAAATTTATATTACGATGTATATCGCGGCGAAGAAGAGGCAACATACATTGTAATGGAGAGATATGAATCACAAAGTGATTTAGATGCTCATAGTCAATATGATCATTTTAGAAATATAGGTGCTGAAATGGGGCAATATATGTCAGAACCGCCGGAAGTAAAGATTCTTAAGTCTTTATAA
- the mutY gene encoding A/G-specific adenine glycosylase, producing the protein MVSFSSSLINWHKKNGRKDLPWQKNRTPYTVWISEIMLQQTQVSTASPYFIRFIKRFPNLKTLSESNEDEILKYWSGLGYYSRAKNIHKSANIIIQEFDGNFPNSLEKLEYLPGIGKSTAGAILALGFNKIAPILDANVRRVISRYQAIEGDLLNSKNNKKLWQLAEKLLPTKDISIYTQAIMDLGATICSIKEPECTLCPINKKCIANNNNLINSIPKKKERKLKPIKKVYWLIVNNKKGEYLLKKRPGEGIWPGLWSFLEFNSFEETKNISKEMFNLEIKSYLKKKPIKHTFSHYNLEAIPINICLAPYRTKLPKELIWLGAKNINSIGLPSPIKKTIVKLSRI; encoded by the coding sequence ATGGTTTCATTCAGCAGTTCATTAATAAATTGGCATAAAAAAAATGGTAGAAAGGATCTGCCATGGCAAAAAAATAGAACTCCTTATACAGTTTGGATATCTGAGATAATGCTTCAACAAACTCAAGTTAGCACAGCTTCACCTTATTTCATTAGATTTATCAAAAGGTTCCCTAATTTGAAAACCTTATCAGAAAGTAATGAAGATGAAATTCTAAAATATTGGTCTGGACTTGGATATTATTCAAGAGCTAAAAATATTCATAAATCTGCGAATATAATTATTCAAGAATTTGATGGAAACTTCCCGAACTCCTTAGAAAAGCTCGAATATCTTCCTGGTATTGGTAAATCGACAGCTGGTGCTATTCTCGCATTAGGTTTTAATAAAATTGCACCAATTTTAGATGCGAACGTAAGGAGAGTTATTTCACGTTATCAAGCTATAGAAGGAGATTTATTGAATTCAAAAAATAATAAAAAACTTTGGCAGCTTGCGGAAAAACTTTTGCCAACTAAAGACATTTCTATTTATACCCAAGCAATTATGGACTTGGGTGCAACAATTTGTTCAATAAAAGAGCCTGAATGTACTTTATGTCCAATAAATAAAAAGTGTATAGCAAATAATAATAACCTTATTAATTCAATTCCAAAAAAAAAGGAAAGAAAACTCAAGCCAATTAAAAAAGTCTACTGGTTAATCGTAAATAATAAAAAAGGAGAATACCTCTTAAAAAAAAGACCTGGGGAAGGTATATGGCCTGGTCTTTGGTCCTTTCTAGAATTTAATAGCTTTGAAGAAACTAAAAATATAAGTAAAGAAATGTTTAATCTAGAGATAAAAAGTTACTTAAAGAAAAAGCCTATAAAACATACCTTTAGTCACTATAATTTAGAAGCTATACCGATCAACATATGCTTGGCCCCTTATAGAACTAAATTACCTAAAGAGTTAATATGGCTTGGAGCAAAGAATATTAATTCCATTGGCCTACCTTCACCTATTAAAAAAACCATAGTAAAATTATCACGTATATGA
- the hspQ gene encoding heat shock protein HspQ, translated as MKNVVETEYSIGQVVKHKFLDFRGVIYDVDPEFNNTEEWYKSIPAAIRPIKEQPFYHVFAENDQVYYTAYVSQQNLLQDESEVPVEHPDVEILFGEFNGKSYKILEQAKN; from the coding sequence ATGAAAAATGTAGTTGAAACAGAATACTCAATTGGACAGGTGGTAAAGCACAAATTCCTTGATTTTAGAGGTGTGATCTATGATGTGGATCCTGAATTTAATAACACTGAAGAATGGTATAAATCTATACCTGCAGCAATTAGACCCATAAAAGAACAGCCCTTTTATCATGTATTTGCTGAAAACGATCAGGTCTACTATACGGCCTATGTTTCTCAACAGAATCTTTTACAAGACGAAAGTGAAGTTCCTGTGGAGCATCCAGATGTTGAAATACTCTTCGGAGAATTTAATGGCAAAAGCTATAAAATATTGGAGCAGGCTAAAAATTAA
- a CDS encoding aminotransferase class I/II-fold pyridoxal phosphate-dependent enzyme, producing the protein MNFLNLKEVQAKYQEITKKSYSLDLTRGKPHSDQLSLSNKVLEYSPENLLITNEDIRNYGDILGLTECRKIGAELLECSEDLIIAGGNSSLTLMYQYLASLFFHGYGKEPWSHLERVSILCPVPGYDRHFKLCEEFGLNMVQVPLTGSGPNMQFVEDLVMNDDSIKGIWCVPKHSNPTGEIYSDECVEKLLDIAKLKEGDFRILWDNAYSVHDFSDSKELINIFDLAKEKNCLNSVVGFASTSKITFAGGGIGFLALSEENLKIFLKHYAAMVIGPDKINQQRHINFFKDIGGIQNHMSKHAEIIRPKFECVFDWLSKQEHGTWTKPTGGYFVSFMAKKGLAKEIISLAESAGLKLTQAGATYPYGIDSGDSNIRIAPTACSLEELNVAMEIFVVCLSLATLKNS; encoded by the coding sequence ATGAATTTTTTAAATCTTAAAGAAGTACAAGCAAAGTATCAAGAAATCACTAAAAAAAGTTACTCTTTAGATTTGACTAGAGGGAAACCCCATTCCGATCAATTGTCTTTGTCTAACAAGGTTTTAGAATATAGTCCTGAGAATTTATTAATAACAAATGAAGATATAAGGAATTATGGAGATATATTAGGTTTAACTGAATGTAGAAAGATTGGAGCAGAACTTCTGGAATGCAGTGAAGATCTAATAATAGCTGGGGGTAATAGCAGCCTCACTCTTATGTACCAGTACCTTGCAAGCCTTTTTTTTCATGGATATGGTAAAGAGCCTTGGTCTCATTTAGAGAGAGTTTCAATTTTGTGTCCTGTACCCGGCTACGATAGACATTTTAAGTTATGTGAAGAATTTGGGCTAAATATGGTTCAAGTCCCTTTGACTGGTTCTGGACCTAATATGCAATTTGTTGAAGACTTAGTAATGAATGATGACTCCATCAAAGGTATTTGGTGTGTTCCTAAGCATTCGAATCCTACTGGAGAGATTTATTCAGATGAATGTGTTGAGAAATTACTAGATATTGCAAAGTTAAAAGAAGGAGATTTTAGAATACTCTGGGACAACGCTTATTCAGTTCATGATTTTTCAGACTCAAAAGAGTTAATCAATATATTTGATTTAGCAAAAGAAAAAAATTGTTTAAACTCAGTTGTAGGTTTCGCATCTACTTCAAAAATCACTTTTGCAGGAGGAGGCATTGGTTTTTTAGCCCTATCTGAAGAGAATTTAAAAATCTTCTTGAAGCATTATGCTGCTATGGTGATTGGGCCAGATAAGATTAATCAACAAAGGCACATTAATTTTTTTAAAGACATAGGAGGAATTCAAAATCATATGTCTAAACATGCTGAAATTATAAGACCAAAATTTGAATGCGTTTTTGATTGGCTTTCAAAACAAGAACATGGAACATGGACAAAGCCAACAGGAGGTTATTTTGTTTCTTTTATGGCAAAAAAAGGATTAGCAAAAGAAATTATTTCATTAGCAGAATCGGCGGGCCTAAAACTTACACAGGCTGGCGCTACTTATCCTTACGGTATAGATTCGGGCGATAGTAATATCCGAATAGCACCTACAGCTTGTTCTCTTGAAGAACTTAATGTAGCAATGGAAATCTTTGTTGTTTGTCTGTCTTTAGCTACGCTAAAGAATTCTTAA
- a CDS encoding oxidative damage protection protein, translating into MTRIIFCKKYKKDLEGLDKPPHPGPKGEEIFDTLSKKAWDEWLENQKMLINENQLNLQDKESRNWLKEQMELFFSGEDYARPKGFIPPKS; encoded by the coding sequence ATGACAAGAATTATTTTTTGCAAAAAATATAAAAAGGATCTTGAAGGTTTAGATAAACCTCCACACCCTGGGCCTAAGGGTGAAGAAATATTTGACACCCTCTCAAAGAAAGCCTGGGACGAATGGCTAGAAAATCAAAAAATGTTAATTAATGAAAACCAATTGAACCTTCAAGATAAGGAATCAAGAAATTGGCTAAAGGAGCAAATGGAACTTTTTTTTTCTGGAGAGGACTATGCTAGACCTAAAGGGTTTATTCCTCCTAAATCTTAA
- a CDS encoding SRPBCC family protein, with amino-acid sequence MPQRFNFIDFSSSIRAEPHKEASLSTDRYTTPDFMKLEWDNIWTKTWLFAGLESDLEEIGDFFVYDIGRESIIITRNAEKGLSAFYNVCQHRGNKLLSIETGSVKKISCPYHGWTYNLEGKLQFVPDRELFKDGVSCDQRSLKPVQVSTWSGLIFINMDKGSASLETFLGTIISQLDHYHFEEMILVKHQSLELEANWKTVRDNFLEQYHVDFIHPQHASFVDCCDADNDMWPFGHSRTSVESPVINPRYETPTQPPEFMSNYLKGLRLNPDDFKGKVSEIRQAIQEQKRTIGNELGFDYSKFTNDQVSDVYQYDIFPNIFMTIHPERMWLYGPKPHLSDPNKCTFTKLSFQIPKEKIIDSKKGIELLPGSSMYEYPDIRAEHEIFTREDVIEGRQSLTVTIDQDIHYLNDMQAGMHSRGFNEALLNNDEGRVQHFHNWIDNWLSDESLWKKVSNIK; translated from the coding sequence ATGCCACAACGTTTTAACTTCATTGACTTCTCGAGCTCAATTAGAGCTGAACCCCACAAAGAAGCTAGTCTTTCGACTGATAGATATACAACTCCAGATTTTATGAAGCTTGAATGGGATAATATTTGGACCAAAACATGGTTATTTGCTGGCCTAGAATCAGATCTTGAAGAGATAGGTGATTTCTTTGTTTATGATATTGGAAGGGAGTCGATTATTATTACAAGGAATGCTGAGAAAGGCTTGTCTGCCTTTTATAATGTATGTCAACACAGAGGAAATAAATTACTATCTATAGAAACTGGATCTGTAAAGAAGATATCCTGCCCCTATCATGGATGGACTTACAACTTAGAAGGTAAATTACAATTTGTACCTGATAGGGAACTTTTTAAGGATGGAGTATCTTGCGATCAAAGATCATTAAAACCTGTCCAAGTCTCAACTTGGTCAGGATTGATATTCATAAATATGGATAAAGGTTCAGCTAGTCTTGAAACATTTCTAGGAACAATTATTTCTCAGCTAGATCATTATCATTTTGAAGAAATGATTCTAGTAAAACATCAATCATTAGAACTAGAAGCTAATTGGAAAACAGTTAGAGATAATTTTTTAGAACAATATCATGTGGATTTTATCCATCCGCAACATGCAAGTTTCGTTGATTGCTGTGATGCTGATAACGACATGTGGCCTTTTGGCCACTCCAGAACCTCTGTAGAGAGTCCTGTGATAAATCCAAGATATGAAACTCCTACTCAACCTCCTGAATTTATGAGTAATTACCTTAAAGGTCTTAGATTAAATCCAGATGATTTTAAAGGTAAAGTTTCAGAAATAAGACAAGCAATACAGGAACAAAAAAGAACCATAGGAAATGAGTTAGGGTTTGACTACTCTAAATTTACCAATGATCAAGTATCAGATGTTTACCAATATGATATTTTTCCTAATATATTTATGACTATTCATCCCGAAAGGATGTGGCTATATGGTCCTAAACCTCATTTATCGGATCCTAATAAATGTACTTTTACAAAATTAAGCTTTCAAATACCCAAAGAAAAAATTATAGATTCTAAAAAAGGTATAGAGTTATTACCTGGATCATCAATGTATGAATATCCTGATATTAGAGCTGAGCACGAAATATTTACTAGAGAAGATGTTATAGAAGGTCGTCAGTCTTTAACTGTAACAATAGATCAAGATATCCATTATTTGAATGATATGCAGGCTGGCATGCATTCAAGAGGGTTTAATGAAGCGTTACTTAATAATGATGAAGGCAGAGTCCAGCATTTCCATAATTGGATAGATAATTGGTTGAGTGATGAGAGCCTTTGGAAAAAGGTAAGCAATATAAAATAA
- the gcvH gene encoding glycine cleavage system protein GcvH, with amino-acid sequence MSESPNNLKYLASHEWIRLDEDGTVTVGISDHAQDLLGDIVFIELPEVGQRLGAEEEVAIVESVKAASDVYSPIGGKVIAINDKLLNEPDAVNNSPYEEGWFFKMEPDDIQSIEGLLSSEEYVNSRKN; translated from the coding sequence ATGAGTGAATCACCAAATAATCTAAAATATTTAGCAAGTCATGAATGGATTAGACTAGATGAAGATGGCACTGTGACAGTGGGTATTAGTGACCATGCACAGGATCTTCTTGGCGACATTGTATTTATTGAACTACCTGAGGTTGGCCAAAGACTTGGTGCAGAAGAAGAAGTAGCAATTGTTGAATCTGTTAAGGCTGCATCTGATGTTTACTCTCCAATTGGAGGAAAAGTTATTGCAATTAATGATAAGCTTTTAAATGAACCCGATGCAGTGAATAACTCTCCTTATGAGGAAGGTTGGTTCTTTAAAATGGAACCGGATGATATTCAGAGCATAGAAGGATTGCTTTCATCAGAAGAATACGTCAACTCTAGAAAAAATTAA
- the gcvT gene encoding glycine cleavage system aminomethyltransferase GcvT, whose amino-acid sequence MNLKTPLYNKHLMSSAKIVDFHGWDMPINYGSQISEHEAVRNNCGIFDVSHMTILDFEGLEVKKFLRYLLANDINKLKENCDGLYSAMLNDSGGVIDDLIAYKMPFGYRLVVNCATRGEDLKWITSHKNKFEVSMTERKDLCMLAIQGPKSIEVLSKCPAPLVRSLETKKRQQGVIEKEMFAAKTGYTGELGFEVILPNEQARFLWDNAVTAGAKPIGLAARDTLRLEAGMNLYGFEMDETISPLECNMEWTVSLKDEDRNFMGKEAFIKKKKEKNNHHLVGILLEERAIIRTGQKIFLDKDRSLNGIVTSGTYSPTLKKSIALARIPKSNKEVCFAEVRGKIIEAKIGKPSFIKQGKIIF is encoded by the coding sequence TTGAATTTAAAAACGCCTCTCTACAATAAACACTTGATGTCATCAGCCAAAATTGTTGATTTTCATGGTTGGGATATGCCAATAAACTATGGCTCGCAAATTTCTGAGCATGAAGCTGTTAGAAATAACTGTGGTATCTTTGACGTTTCTCATATGACGATACTAGATTTTGAGGGTCTTGAGGTTAAAAAATTTCTAAGGTACCTGCTAGCTAATGATATAAACAAGCTAAAAGAAAATTGCGATGGGCTTTATTCTGCAATGTTAAATGATTCAGGTGGAGTCATAGATGATCTTATTGCTTATAAAATGCCATTTGGTTATAGACTTGTAGTAAATTGTGCTACAAGGGGAGAGGACCTTAAATGGATTACTTCTCATAAAAACAAATTTGAAGTTTCCATGACAGAAAGAAAAGACCTATGCATGCTTGCTATACAAGGTCCAAAATCTATTGAAGTACTATCAAAATGCCCCGCTCCTTTGGTTAGATCTTTGGAGACAAAGAAACGACAACAAGGGGTGATTGAAAAAGAAATGTTTGCGGCAAAAACTGGCTATACTGGAGAATTAGGATTTGAAGTGATTCTACCTAATGAGCAAGCTAGATTTCTTTGGGATAATGCAGTAACAGCAGGTGCTAAGCCTATAGGCTTAGCTGCCAGAGATACCCTTAGACTGGAAGCAGGCATGAATCTTTATGGCTTTGAAATGGATGAAACAATATCTCCTTTGGAATGCAATATGGAGTGGACCGTTTCTTTGAAGGATGAAGATAGAAATTTTATGGGAAAAGAGGCCTTCATAAAAAAGAAAAAGGAGAAAAATAACCATCATCTAGTAGGAATTCTGCTCGAAGAAAGAGCAATTATAAGGACAGGTCAAAAGATTTTTCTAGATAAAGATAGATCATTGAATGGAATAGTAACAAGTGGTACTTATTCTCCTACATTAAAGAAATCTATTGCCCTTGCAAGAATTCCTAAATCAAACAAAGAGGTCTGCTTTGCAGAAGTACGTGGTAAAATTATAGAAGCTAAAATAGGCAAACCTAGCTTCATTAAACAAGGAAAAATTATATTTTAA
- a CDS encoding phytanoyl-CoA dioxygenase family protein — MLHTLTTSESSQYSNDGYFIRNKVFIKNELSFIREAVEDSVKKAKELSEKGNTYWLDGKRFVDIGKLTVQFESKDDSKIIKVIEPANLLNKSLDDLIRDKRLVEPIKGIIGTDRVSLWTNKLNLKRPREGSGFGWHQDSPYWIHDCSHVNLLPNVYVALDDSYQSNGCFRVIKGSHKDGCLIGRNDGTQLGGFYTNPELFDLSNQVPMEVNEGSVIFFNPHIVHGSDPNVSDNPRRAFIITYQPADYPALKTGEVNNI; from the coding sequence ATGTTACATACACTTACAACTTCTGAATCTTCTCAATATAGCAATGATGGATATTTCATAAGAAATAAGGTTTTCATTAAAAATGAATTAAGCTTTATTAGAGAGGCAGTTGAAGATTCTGTAAAAAAGGCTAAAGAGCTTAGTGAAAAAGGAAATACTTATTGGCTAGATGGAAAGAGATTTGTAGATATAGGAAAACTAACAGTCCAATTTGAATCAAAAGATGATAGTAAGATAATTAAAGTAATTGAGCCTGCTAACTTACTTAATAAATCACTTGATGACTTAATTCGTGACAAGAGATTAGTGGAACCCATTAAAGGCATAATTGGAACCGACAGAGTATCTCTTTGGACTAATAAACTGAACCTTAAAAGGCCTAGAGAAGGTTCCGGTTTTGGTTGGCATCAAGACTCTCCTTATTGGATTCATGATTGTAGTCACGTAAATCTTCTTCCCAATGTTTATGTAGCTTTAGATGATTCATATCAAAGTAATGGATGTTTTAGAGTCATAAAAGGCAGTCATAAAGATGGATGCCTTATAGGAAGGAATGATGGAACACAACTCGGTGGTTTTTATACTAACCCTGAATTATTTGATTTATCGAATCAAGTACCCATGGAAGTAAATGAAGGTTCAGTTATCTTTTTTAACCCTCACATAGTCCATGGCTCCGATCCGAATGTTTCTGATAATCCTAGGCGTGCTTTTATAATTACCTATCAACCTGCAGATTATCCTGCGCTTAAAACGGGCGAAGTTAATAATATCTAG